Below is a window of Campylobacter concisus DNA.
TGGCGTTGATGACGCAGACGCAGGCATAGAGAAGCTAAAAGAGTGGTTTAGCAAGATCGGCACACCAACAAGCCTCATAGAGATCGGCGTTGATGAGTCCAATTTAGACGAGATCATGACGCTAGTTTATGACTACGCCAAGGGCAGGGGCTTGGAGCAAATTTATACAAAAGAGGCCATAAGCGAAATTTTTGCCTTAGCGAGATAGAATTTATCCAAAATTTACAAAGGATAAACATGAAAAAAGTCGCCCTTATAGCAGGAGCCAGCGGCGCTGTAGGAAGTGAAATTTTAAAAGATTTATGCGAGAGTGAGCACTATAGCAAGGTGGTCGCTCTCGTTAGGCATGATCTAGAATTTACTCATGAAAAGCTTGAAGTAAAGATAGTAAATTTTGATGATTTTAAAGATGAGGTGCCATTTATCGCTGATGACGTATTTTGCGCGCTTGGCACGACGATGAAAGCCGCAAAGCACAAAGAGCAGTTTTACAAAGTCGATGTGACCTATCCGATAAATTTCGCCAAATTTGGCTTGGAGTGCGGTGCAAAACGCTTTGTCTTGCTCTCGGCTGCAGGCGCAAACAGAAAGTCAGGCTCGTTTTACCTAAAGGCAAAAGGTCAAGCAGAAGCAAAGATAAAAGAGCTTGGATATAGCTCATTTCATATCGCTAGGCTGCCACTTATCGAAGCTGAGAGAAAGGAATTTAGACTAGGCGAGTATCTGGCGATAAAGGCGTTTAAATTTATCCCAAAAGGCTTTTTTGACGAGTATCGTCCGATGAGGGCAGCTGACATCGCTAAAGTGATCGTGGAAGTAGCGCAAGATGACCACAGCGAAGGTGTCAAAATTTATAGCCCGGTGGAGTATGCGAAGTGAAAAGATACATCGCCATCACTGGGGCAAGCTCAGGCATAGGAGCGGCGGCGGCAAAGGCATTTGCAAGGCGCGGGGAGAATTTGATACTTGTTGCAAGACGCAGGGAGCTTTTAGAGGAGCTAAAAAGCGAGAT
It encodes the following:
- a CDS encoding oxidoreductase — protein: MKKVALIAGASGAVGSEILKDLCESEHYSKVVALVRHDLEFTHEKLEVKIVNFDDFKDEVPFIADDVFCALGTTMKAAKHKEQFYKVDVTYPINFAKFGLECGAKRFVLLSAAGANRKSGSFYLKAKGQAEAKIKELGYSSFHIARLPLIEAERKEFRLGEYLAIKAFKFIPKGFFDEYRPMRAADIAKVIVEVAQDDHSEGVKIYSPVEYAK